One window from the genome of Streptomyces sp. NBC_00287 encodes:
- a CDS encoding cytochrome P450 family protein, translated as MTQAFASEESEALSPEEAAAAASSCSREFRANPHPVYAALREKAPVCPLSPPHGVETYLITRYDDARAALADPRLSKDMYGAIDAYHRIFGDSSIALDDNMLFSDPPKHTRLRRIVGSTFTPKRVESQRSRVQQITEELLDQCPTSGPVNLLPEFCFPLPLHVICELLGVPENERKQAQDWSATVAQTGFGPEARKKLEIAEGNLRDYLVDLCARKRREPDSGLLSALVTAKDEEGALTDGELVSTAWVLLFAGHKSTAYQIGNAVYHLLSRPEQKALALRDASSMSAAIEEIFRFESSVENSTFRYAKEDIVLRDTLIPKGALVQISITGANRDPEMFAEPGELDVQRPNVQATHLAFGSGPHYCVGAPLARMEMQIALGTLFGRFPRMALAEAPEDARWMTVPFPAFRGLAELPVVLDPS; from the coding sequence ATGACGCAAGCGTTCGCATCCGAGGAATCCGAGGCACTGTCGCCCGAAGAAGCCGCGGCCGCGGCCTCGTCGTGCAGCCGGGAGTTCCGCGCCAACCCGCACCCCGTCTACGCCGCGCTCCGGGAGAAGGCGCCCGTGTGCCCGCTCTCGCCGCCGCACGGCGTCGAGACGTACCTGATCACGCGTTATGACGACGCCCGCGCGGCCCTGGCCGACCCCCGGCTGAGCAAGGACATGTACGGGGCCATCGACGCCTACCACCGCATCTTCGGTGACTCGTCGATCGCGCTGGACGACAACATGCTCTTCTCGGACCCGCCGAAGCACACCAGGCTCCGCCGGATCGTCGGCAGCACCTTCACTCCGAAAAGGGTGGAATCGCAGCGCTCGCGCGTCCAGCAGATCACCGAGGAACTCCTCGACCAGTGCCCGACGTCCGGGCCGGTGAATCTGCTCCCGGAATTCTGTTTCCCGCTGCCGCTCCACGTCATCTGTGAACTCCTGGGCGTCCCGGAGAACGAGCGCAAGCAGGCCCAGGATTGGTCCGCCACGGTCGCCCAGACCGGTTTCGGACCGGAGGCGAGAAAGAAACTGGAGATCGCCGAGGGCAATCTGCGCGACTATCTGGTCGACCTGTGCGCGCGAAAGCGCAGGGAGCCGGACTCGGGTCTGCTCAGCGCCCTCGTCACGGCCAAGGACGAGGAGGGCGCGCTCACCGACGGCGAACTCGTCTCGACCGCGTGGGTGCTGCTGTTCGCGGGCCACAAGTCGACGGCGTACCAGATCGGGAACGCGGTCTATCACCTGCTCAGCCGGCCGGAGCAGAAGGCGCTGGCCCTGCGGGACGCGAGCTCCATGTCCGCGGCCATCGAGGAGATCTTCCGGTTCGAGAGCTCCGTGGAGAACTCCACGTTCCGCTACGCCAAGGAAGACATCGTGCTGCGGGACACACTCATCCCCAAGGGCGCGCTCGTCCAGATCTCGATCACCGGCGCCAACCGCGACCCGGAGATGTTCGCCGAGCCGGGCGAGCTCGACGTCCAGCGCCCGAACGTCCAGGCCACGCATCTCGCCTTCGGCTCTGGACCGCACTACTGCGTCGGCGCCCCGCTGGCCCGCATGGAGATGCAGATCGCCCTGGGCACGCTCTTCGGACGCTTCCCCCGCATGGCACTCGCCGAGGCCCCCGAGGACGCGCGCTGGATGACCGTACCGTTCCCCGCCTTCCGAGGACTGGCCGAGCTTCCCGTCGTCCTCGACCCGTCGTGA
- a CDS encoding antibiotic biosynthesis monooxygenase family protein, whose amino-acid sequence MTAPAAAPARVRVIRLLRVREGMDEEFVRSYGDVRAEAELFPGHLGEQLCCSLDDPAQWLLTSEWADAEAIRRWRTDSAHRVLVEPMNACLHDDRWTGVFHIRESTERD is encoded by the coding sequence GTGACCGCCCCCGCCGCCGCCCCGGCGCGGGTGCGGGTGATCCGGCTGCTGCGGGTGCGCGAGGGGATGGACGAGGAGTTCGTACGATCGTACGGAGACGTCCGCGCCGAAGCGGAGCTGTTCCCCGGGCACCTCGGCGAACAGCTGTGCTGCTCCCTGGACGACCCCGCCCAGTGGCTGCTCACCAGCGAGTGGGCCGACGCCGAGGCCATCCGGCGCTGGCGCACCGACTCCGCACACCGGGTCCTGGTCGAGCCGATGAACGCCTGTCTGCACGACGATCGGTGGACAGGGGTCTTCCACATCAGGGAGTCGACGGAGCGCGATTAG
- a CDS encoding MarR family winged helix-turn-helix transcriptional regulator has product MPKPLSLPFDPIARADELWKQRWGNVPSMAAITSIMRAQQILLAEVDAVVKPYGLTFARYEALVLLNFSKAGELPMSKIGERLMVHPTSVTNTVDRLVRSGLVDKRPNPNDGRGTLASITDKGRDVVEAATRDLMAMDFGLGVYDAEECAEIFAMLRPLRIAAHDFEEQ; this is encoded by the coding sequence GTGCCGAAGCCGCTCAGTCTTCCCTTCGACCCCATCGCCCGCGCCGACGAACTCTGGAAGCAGCGCTGGGGAAACGTGCCGTCCATGGCCGCGATCACCTCGATCATGCGCGCCCAGCAGATCCTGCTCGCCGAGGTCGACGCGGTGGTCAAGCCGTACGGGCTGACCTTCGCGCGCTACGAGGCACTGGTGCTGCTCAACTTCTCCAAGGCCGGCGAGCTGCCGATGTCCAAGATCGGCGAGCGGCTGATGGTCCACCCCACGTCGGTGACGAACACCGTCGACCGGCTGGTCAGATCGGGCCTGGTGGACAAGCGGCCCAACCCCAACGACGGGCGCGGCACGCTCGCCTCCATCACCGACAAGGGGCGCGATGTGGTCGAGGCGGCCACCCGTGACCTGATGGCGATGGACTTCGGGCTAGGGGTCTACGACGCGGAGGAGTGCGCGGAGATCTTCGCGATGCTGCGGCCGCTGCGCATTGCAGCGCATGACTTCGAGGAGCAGTAG
- a CDS encoding DUF3817 domain-containing protein, with the protein MKSSVLTRYRVMAYVTAVMLLVLCTCMVFKYGFDMGEDVTLAVSQVHGVLYIIYLVFAFDLGSKARWPFGKLLWVLLSGTIPFAAFFVERRIARETLPLVNGVPGAPVKA; encoded by the coding sequence ATGAAATCCAGCGTGCTGACCCGCTACCGCGTCATGGCGTACGTGACCGCCGTCATGCTGCTCGTGCTGTGTACCTGCATGGTGTTCAAGTACGGGTTCGACATGGGTGAGGATGTGACCCTCGCGGTCTCCCAGGTCCACGGCGTGCTCTACATCATCTACCTGGTCTTCGCCTTCGATCTGGGTTCCAAGGCGAGGTGGCCGTTCGGCAAGCTGCTGTGGGTGCTGCTGTCGGGGACGATCCCGTTCGCCGCGTTCTTCGTCGAGCGCAGGATTGCCCGCGAGACGCTGCCTTTGGTCAACGGCGTTCCGGGCGCTCCCGTCAAGGCGTAA
- a CDS encoding acyl-CoA mutase large subunit family protein, whose amino-acid sequence MDADAIEEGRRRWQARYDAARKRDADFTTLSGDPVEPVYGPRPGDTYDGFERIGWPGEYPYTRGLYPTGYRGRTWTIRQFAGFGNAEQTNERYKMILANGGGGLSVAFDMPTLMGRDSDDPRSLGEVGHCGVAIDSAADMEVLFKGIPLGDVTTSMTISGPAVPVFCMYLVAAERQGVDPSVLNGTLQTDIFKEYIAQKEWLFQPEPHLRLIGDLMEYCAAGIPAYKPLSVSGYHIREAGSTAAQELAYTLADGFGYVELGLSRGLDVDVFAPGLSFFFDAHVDFFEEIAKFRAARRIWARWMRDVYGAKSEKAQWLRFHTQTAGVSLTAQQPYNNVVRTAVEALAAVLGGTNSLHTNALDETLALPSEQAAEIALRTQQVLMEETGVGNVADPLGGSWYVEQLTDRIEADAEKIFEQIKERGLRAHPDGRHPIGPITSGILRGIEDGWFTGEIAESAFQYQRALEKGDKRVVGVNVHHGSVTGDLEILRVSHEVEREQVRVLGGRKSARDEGAVRSALDAMLAAARDGSNMIEPMLDAVRAEATLGEICGVLREEWGVYTEPAGF is encoded by the coding sequence ATGGACGCTGACGCCATCGAGGAGGGCCGCCGTCGCTGGCAGGCCCGGTACGACGCCGCGCGCAAGCGCGATGCTGACTTCACCACGCTCTCCGGGGACCCCGTGGAGCCGGTGTACGGCCCCCGCCCCGGGGACACCTATGACGGCTTCGAGCGGATCGGCTGGCCCGGGGAGTACCCCTACACGCGCGGGCTGTACCCGACCGGCTACCGCGGGCGTACCTGGACCATCCGCCAGTTCGCCGGGTTCGGCAATGCCGAGCAGACCAACGAGCGCTACAAGATGATCCTGGCCAACGGTGGCGGGGGCCTGTCCGTGGCCTTCGACATGCCGACGCTGATGGGCCGCGACTCCGACGACCCGCGCTCGCTCGGCGAGGTCGGCCACTGCGGGGTGGCGATCGACTCTGCGGCCGACATGGAGGTCCTGTTCAAGGGCATCCCGCTGGGCGATGTCACGACGTCGATGACGATCAGCGGTCCGGCCGTGCCGGTCTTCTGTATGTACCTGGTGGCGGCCGAGCGGCAGGGCGTGGACCCGTCCGTCCTCAACGGCACGCTCCAGACGGACATCTTCAAGGAGTACATCGCCCAGAAGGAGTGGCTCTTCCAGCCCGAGCCGCACCTTCGCCTCATCGGCGACCTCATGGAGTACTGCGCGGCCGGCATCCCCGCCTACAAGCCGCTGTCGGTCTCCGGCTACCACATCCGCGAGGCCGGGTCGACGGCCGCGCAGGAGCTGGCGTACACGCTGGCGGACGGCTTCGGATACGTAGAGCTGGGCCTGTCCCGTGGCCTGGACGTGGACGTCTTCGCCCCCGGCCTGTCGTTCTTCTTCGACGCGCACGTCGACTTCTTCGAGGAGATCGCCAAGTTCCGTGCGGCGCGGCGCATTTGGGCCCGGTGGATGCGGGACGTGTACGGCGCGAAGTCGGAGAAGGCGCAGTGGCTGCGCTTCCACACGCAGACGGCGGGTGTCTCGCTGACGGCGCAGCAGCCGTACAACAACGTGGTGCGTACGGCGGTGGAGGCGCTGGCGGCGGTGCTGGGCGGCACGAACTCGCTGCACACGAACGCGCTGGACGAGACGCTGGCGTTGCCGAGTGAGCAGGCGGCGGAGATCGCTCTGCGGACGCAGCAGGTGCTGATGGAGGAGACCGGCGTCGGCAACGTCGCGGATCCGCTGGGCGGTTCGTGGTACGTCGAGCAGTTGACGGACCGGATCGAGGCGGACGCGGAGAAGATCTTCGAGCAGATCAAGGAGCGGGGCCTGCGGGCGCACCCGGACGGGCGGCACCCGATCGGTCCGATCACCTCCGGCATCCTGCGGGGGATCGAGGACGGCTGGTTCACGGGCGAGATCGCCGAGTCCGCGTTCCAGTACCAGCGGGCGTTGGAGAAGGGCGACAAGCGGGTCGTCGGTGTGAACGTCCACCACGGGTCCGTCACCGGGGATCTGGAGATCCTGCGGGTGAGTCATGAGGTGGAGCGGGAGCAGGTGCGGGTGCTGGGCGGGCGTAAGTCGGCCCGGGACGAGGGCGCGGTGCGCTCGGCGCTTGACGCGATGCTTGCCGCTGCGCGGGACGGGTCCAACATGATCGAGCCGATGCTGGACGCGGTGCGGGCGGAGGCGACGCTGGGGGAGATCTGCGGGGTGCTGCGGGAGGAGTGGGGCGTCTATACCGAGCCTGCGGGGTTCTGA
- a CDS encoding TetR/AcrR family transcriptional regulator, whose product MQSSTPAPRATGRPRSAAADAAILAATREALVELGWSGLTLSDVAVRAGVAKTTLYRRWSGKNELVVDAVAELFDELELPDRGTLGADIEGVVLQFAAILARPEAKSGLMAVVAESTRDDALRERIRASIVDRQKRLVLEGRSRAQARGELPPESDPVEASRTVDLIFDVVAGAVVHRCLVSAEPADEEWVRSFTRVLVAGLAATASAG is encoded by the coding sequence ATGCAGAGCAGCACTCCCGCCCCACGCGCCACTGGGCGCCCCCGCAGCGCAGCGGCGGACGCCGCGATCCTCGCGGCGACGCGGGAGGCGCTGGTGGAGCTGGGCTGGTCCGGGCTCACGCTGTCCGACGTGGCGGTTCGGGCCGGGGTCGCGAAGACGACGCTGTACCGCCGGTGGTCGGGCAAGAACGAGCTGGTCGTCGACGCGGTGGCGGAACTCTTCGACGAGTTGGAACTCCCGGACCGCGGCACGCTGGGCGCGGACATCGAGGGCGTGGTCCTCCAGTTCGCGGCGATCCTGGCCCGCCCGGAGGCGAAGAGCGGCCTGATGGCGGTGGTGGCGGAGTCCACCCGCGACGATGCCCTGCGCGAGCGCATCCGCGCCTCCATCGTCGACCGCCAGAAACGCCTGGTCCTGGAGGGCAGATCCCGAGCCCAGGCCCGCGGCGAACTCCCTCCGGAGTCAGACCCCGTGGAAGCGTCCCGCACGGTCGACCTCATCTTCGACGTGGTCGCGGGCGCGGTGGTCCACCGCTGCCTGGTGAGCGCGGAACCGGCGGATGAGGAGTGGGTACGCAGCTTTACGAGGGTGCTGGTGGCCGGGTTGGCGGCGACAGCGTCTGCGGGGTGA
- a CDS encoding tetratricopeptide repeat protein, with protein MQPRNMSMSGVVDLAAVKAAQEAKAKAEQARAEAARQGGGGGAVSPADLVIDVDEAGFERDVLQRSTEVPVVIDFWAEWCEPCKQLSPVLERLAVEYNGRFVLAKIDVDANQMLMQQFGVQGIPAVFAVVAGQALPLFQGAAGEAQIRQTLDQLVTVAEQRFGLTGLAVDPEAEPGGEPQAAPAAPAGPYDALLEAAVQALDAGDLGGAVQAYKNVLSDDPGNTEAKLGLAQAELLQRVQSADPQQVRKDAADKPADAQAQIAAADLDLVGGHVEDAFGRLIDTVQRTAGDEREAVRLRLLELFEVVGADDPRVTAARRALARALF; from the coding sequence ATGCAGCCACGGAACATGTCCATGAGCGGAGTCGTCGACCTCGCCGCGGTGAAGGCGGCCCAGGAGGCCAAGGCGAAGGCGGAGCAGGCGCGCGCCGAAGCGGCCCGGCAGGGCGGCGGGGGAGGAGCCGTCTCGCCCGCCGATCTCGTCATCGATGTCGATGAAGCCGGTTTTGAGCGGGATGTACTTCAGCGGTCCACCGAGGTCCCGGTCGTCATCGACTTCTGGGCCGAGTGGTGCGAGCCCTGCAAGCAGCTGAGCCCGGTCCTTGAGCGGCTCGCCGTCGAGTACAACGGCCGCTTCGTCCTCGCCAAGATCGACGTCGACGCCAACCAGATGCTGATGCAGCAGTTCGGGGTGCAAGGCATCCCGGCCGTCTTCGCGGTCGTCGCCGGCCAGGCGCTCCCGCTCTTCCAGGGTGCCGCCGGTGAGGCGCAGATCCGGCAGACCCTCGACCAGCTGGTGACCGTGGCCGAGCAGCGCTTCGGGCTCACCGGTCTTGCGGTCGACCCGGAGGCCGAGCCCGGCGGCGAGCCCCAGGCGGCGCCCGCGGCGCCGGCCGGTCCTTATGACGCGCTGCTGGAGGCCGCCGTACAGGCCCTCGACGCGGGCGATTTGGGCGGGGCGGTCCAGGCGTACAAGAACGTGCTGAGCGACGACCCCGGCAACACCGAGGCCAAACTCGGGCTCGCGCAGGCCGAGTTGCTGCAGCGGGTGCAGAGCGCCGATCCGCAGCAGGTGCGCAAGGACGCCGCCGACAAGCCGGCCGACGCACAGGCCCAGATCGCCGCCGCTGACCTGGACTTGGTGGGCGGTCATGTGGAGGACGCCTTCGGGCGGCTCATCGACACGGTGCAGCGCACCGCGGGCGACGAGCGGGAGGCCGTACGACTGCGGCTGCTCGAACTGTTCGAGGTGGTCGGGGCCGATGACCCGAGAGTGACGGCGGCGCGCAGGGCTCTTGCGCGCGCTCTCTTCTGA
- a CDS encoding DUF6230 family protein: protein MESQVRGGTRWKRFAVVMVPSVAATAAIGVALAQGALAASFSVSGQSFKVTTEQLDGTGFSQYGALDEGYTLSGKKTVHPVAVSAFKSATIKNMCQSVVTPDIPLLGSVSLILRAGEDPDKPVKAENLYIDVAELEADATFKGIDIGVAAKDATKGPGMKGGKEQANPFGFAQQADSVVLKDVKQTAWATTAGTFKLSGLKMSLSTGVKECY from the coding sequence ATGGAGTCCCAGGTGCGTGGCGGGACCAGATGGAAGCGGTTCGCCGTCGTGATGGTGCCCAGTGTGGCCGCCACGGCAGCGATAGGTGTCGCCCTCGCGCAGGGCGCTCTCGCCGCGTCGTTCAGCGTGTCGGGCCAGTCGTTCAAGGTGACGACCGAGCAGCTCGACGGTACGGGCTTCAGCCAGTACGGCGCCCTTGACGAGGGCTACACGCTCAGCGGCAAGAAGACGGTTCACCCCGTCGCGGTCTCGGCCTTCAAGTCCGCGACCATCAAGAACATGTGTCAGTCGGTTGTCACCCCTGACATCCCGCTGCTTGGCAGCGTCAGCCTGATCCTGCGGGCCGGCGAGGACCCGGACAAGCCGGTCAAGGCCGAGAACCTGTACATCGACGTCGCCGAGCTCGAGGCCGATGCCACGTTCAAGGGCATCGACATCGGTGTGGCCGCCAAGGACGCCACCAAGGGTCCGGGCATGAAGGGCGGCAAGGAGCAGGCCAACCCGTTCGGGTTCGCTCAGCAGGCCGACTCGGTCGTGCTGAAGGACGTGAAGCAGACGGCGTGGGCGACCACCGCCGGAACCTTCAAGCTCAGCGGTCTGAAGATGTCGCTGTCGACGGGTGTCAAGGAGTGCTACTAA
- a CDS encoding DUF6114 domain-containing protein: MSAETPAVPGRDEHYLRVFRRHFRTWRGERPFWAGLFVILGGLPIAYFPYANLQIGHLTLAMATTAGAGSLIIGVLLVVLGISLWFQKHVRTFAGVAAILLALVSIPVSNLGGFLIGFLFALVGGAMAVSWAPGAPPEAQPAKEATSKQGDAPEGAVPAPPVTTFEKSDASEGGIPAPRDAVDEPNDLSGTSPANGANGRHSAG, from the coding sequence ATGAGCGCCGAGACTCCTGCCGTACCCGGCCGCGACGAGCACTACCTCCGGGTCTTCAGGCGGCACTTCCGCACCTGGCGGGGCGAGAGGCCGTTCTGGGCCGGTCTGTTCGTGATCCTCGGCGGACTCCCCATCGCCTACTTCCCGTACGCGAATCTTCAGATCGGTCACCTGACGCTGGCGATGGCCACCACCGCGGGTGCCGGGTCACTGATCATCGGCGTGCTGCTCGTCGTCCTCGGCATCAGCCTCTGGTTCCAGAAGCACGTCCGTACCTTCGCGGGTGTCGCGGCGATTCTGCTGGCGCTGGTGTCCATCCCCGTGTCGAACCTCGGCGGCTTCCTGATCGGCTTCCTGTTCGCCCTTGTCGGCGGCGCGATGGCCGTGTCGTGGGCGCCGGGTGCGCCGCCGGAGGCGCAGCCGGCCAAGGAGGCCACGAGTAAGCAGGGTGACGCTCCAGAGGGCGCGGTCCCGGCACCGCCGGTCACCACGTTCGAGAAGAGTGATGCCTCCGAGGGCGGGATCCCCGCTCCGCGGGACGCGGTGGACGAGCCGAACGATCTGTCAGGAACGAGCCCGGCGAACGGGGCGAACGGGAGGCACAGTGCCGGCTGA
- the pyk gene encoding pyruvate kinase, producing the protein MRRSKIVCTLGPAVDSHEQLVSLIEAGMNVARFNFSHGTHEEHQGRYDRVRAAAQETGRAIGVLADLQGPKIRLETFAEGPVELERGDEFVITTEDVPGDKHICGTTYKGLPGDVSRGDQILINDGNVELKVLDVEGSRVKTIVIEGGVVSDHKGINLPGAAVNVPALSEKDVEDLRFALRMGCDMVALSFVRDAGDIQDVHKVMDEVGRRVPVIAKVEKPQAVANMEDVVAAFDAVMVARGDLAVEYPLEKVPMVQKRLIELCRRNAKPVIVATQMMESMITNSRPTRAEASDVANAILDGADAVMLSAESSVGAYPIETVKTMSKIVQAAEQELLAKGLQPLVPGKKPRTQGGSVARAACEIADFLGGKGLVAFTKSGDTARRLCRYRAAQPILAFTTDESTRNQLTLSWGVESHVVPFVNSTDEMVDLVDGEVLKLGRFNEGDVLIITAGSPPGVPGTTNMVRVHHLGGAEAN; encoded by the coding sequence ATGCGCCGTTCGAAAATCGTCTGTACTCTCGGCCCCGCGGTCGACTCCCACGAACAGCTCGTGTCGCTGATCGAGGCCGGCATGAACGTGGCCCGCTTCAACTTCAGCCACGGCACTCACGAAGAGCACCAGGGGCGTTACGACCGCGTCCGGGCCGCCGCCCAGGAGACCGGCCGTGCGATCGGCGTCCTCGCCGACCTTCAGGGCCCCAAGATCCGTCTGGAGACCTTCGCCGAGGGCCCGGTGGAGCTGGAGCGCGGTGACGAGTTCGTCATCACCACCGAGGACGTCCCGGGTGACAAGCACATCTGCGGAACCACTTACAAGGGCCTGCCGGGCGATGTCTCGCGCGGCGACCAGATCCTCATCAACGACGGCAACGTCGAGCTGAAGGTCCTGGATGTCGAGGGCTCCCGGGTCAAGACGATCGTCATCGAGGGCGGTGTCGTCTCCGACCACAAGGGCATCAACCTGCCGGGCGCGGCCGTGAACGTCCCGGCGCTGTCCGAGAAGGACGTCGAGGACCTGCGGTTCGCGCTGCGCATGGGCTGCGACATGGTCGCGCTGTCCTTCGTGCGGGACGCGGGCGACATCCAGGACGTGCACAAGGTCATGGACGAGGTCGGCCGCCGCGTCCCGGTCATCGCCAAGGTGGAGAAGCCGCAGGCGGTGGCGAACATGGAGGACGTCGTCGCGGCGTTCGACGCGGTCATGGTCGCCCGTGGTGACCTGGCCGTCGAGTACCCGCTCGAGAAGGTCCCCATGGTGCAGAAGCGGCTCATCGAGCTGTGCCGCCGCAACGCCAAGCCGGTGATCGTGGCGACCCAGATGATGGAGTCGATGATCACCAACTCCCGTCCGACCCGCGCCGAGGCCTCCGACGTGGCCAACGCGATCCTGGACGGCGCCGACGCGGTCATGCTCTCCGCCGAGTCGAGCGTGGGCGCCTACCCGATCGAGACCGTCAAGACGATGTCGAAGATCGTCCAGGCGGCCGAGCAGGAGCTGCTCGCCAAGGGCCTGCAGCCGCTGGTCCCCGGCAAGAAGCCGCGCACGCAGGGCGGTTCGGTCGCCCGCGCCGCCTGCGAGATCGCCGACTTCCTCGGCGGCAAGGGCCTGGTCGCCTTCACCAAGTCCGGTGACACCGCCCGCCGGCTGTGCCGCTACCGCGCCGCCCAGCCGATCCTGGCCTTCACCACCGACGAGTCCACCCGCAACCAGCTCACCCTCAGCTGGGGCGTGGAGTCGCACGTCGTCCCGTTCGTGAACAGCACCGACGAGATGGTCGACCTGGTCGACGGCGAAGTGCTGAAGCTCGGCCGCTTCAACGAGGGCGACGTCCTCATCATCACGGCCGGCTCACCCCCCGGCGTCCCCGGCACCACCAACATGGTCCGCGTCCACCACCTGGGCGGAGCGGAAGCCAACTGA
- a CDS encoding acetate kinase: MSSSRGTRVLVLNSGSSSVKYQLLDMSDGSRLALGLVERIGEDTSRLKHTPMGAESREWTGPIADHEAALKAVSEELAKDGLGLDSPELAAIGHRVVHGGQSFTEPTVIDDAVLAEIERLIPVAPLHNPANLTGIRTAQALRPDLPQVAVFDTAFHTTMPESAARYAIDVKTADEHRIRRYGFHGTSHAYVSRATAKLLGKSPEEVNVIVLHLGNGASASAVRGGLCVDTSMGLTPLEGLVMGTRSGDMDPAVIFHLMRVAGMSTDEIDTLLNKKSGLIGLCGDNDMREIRRRIDEGDQEAQLAFDIYIHRLKKYIGAYYAVLGRVDAVAFTAGVGENASPVREAAVAGLEELGLVVDGELNAVRSDAPRLISPESARVAVAVVPTDEELEIATQTYALVNGSRNLT; the protein is encoded by the coding sequence GTGAGCTCGTCCCGTGGCACCCGCGTCCTCGTCCTGAACTCCGGCTCCTCGTCGGTGAAGTACCAGCTGCTCGACATGAGTGACGGCAGCCGGCTCGCGTTGGGCCTCGTCGAGCGCATCGGCGAGGACACCTCCCGGCTCAAGCACACCCCGATGGGCGCCGAGTCCCGGGAGTGGACCGGGCCCATCGCCGATCATGAGGCCGCCCTGAAGGCCGTATCGGAGGAACTCGCCAAGGACGGTCTGGGGCTCGACTCTCCCGAGCTGGCCGCGATCGGGCACCGGGTGGTGCACGGCGGGCAGAGCTTCACCGAGCCGACCGTCATCGACGACGCGGTGCTCGCCGAGATCGAGCGGCTGATCCCGGTCGCCCCGCTGCACAACCCGGCCAACCTCACCGGCATCCGTACGGCCCAGGCGCTGCGGCCGGATCTGCCGCAGGTCGCCGTGTTCGACACCGCGTTCCACACGACGATGCCGGAGTCGGCGGCCCGCTACGCGATCGACGTCAAGACCGCCGACGAGCACCGCATCCGGCGCTACGGCTTCCACGGCACCTCGCACGCGTACGTCTCCCGGGCGACCGCGAAGCTGCTGGGCAAGTCGCCGGAAGAGGTGAACGTGATCGTGCTGCACCTCGGCAACGGAGCGTCCGCCTCCGCGGTCAGGGGCGGGCTGTGCGTGGACACCTCCATGGGGCTCACGCCCTTGGAGGGGCTGGTGATGGGTACGCGCTCGGGAGACATGGACCCGGCCGTCATCTTCCATTTGATGCGTGTTGCCGGAATGTCCACTGATGAGATCGACACTCTTCTCAACAAGAAGAGCGGTCTGATCGGCCTGTGCGGTGACAACGACATGCGCGAGATCCGGCGCAGGATCGACGAGGGTGATCAAGAGGCGCAACTCGCCTTCGACATCTACATTCACCGCCTCAAGAAGTACATCGGCGCCTATTACGCCGTACTCGGACGGGTGGACGCGGTCGCCTTCACAGCGGGAGTCGGGGAAAACGCGAGTCCCGTGCGAGAAGCTGCGGTCGCCGGCCTGGAGGAGCTCGGGCTGGTGGTGGACGGCGAGCTGAACGCCGTACGGAGCGATGCGCCGCGGCTGATCTCGCCGGAGTCCGCACGGGTGGCCGTGGCCGTGGTGCCGACCGACGAGGAACTGGAGATTGCGACTCAGACGTACGCGCTTGTAAATGGCTCCCGGAATCTCACCTGA